The DNA region GGAAAGCCCGGTGTGGCCTACATCTATTTGAATTACGGTATACATTTTCTTCTTAACGTGGTTACGGAGAGGGAAGGGGTCCCAGGAGCGGTTCTTATCCGTGCAGTCGAACCAATTCTGGGAGAGGAGTTAATGCTCAAGAATAGACCCGTGAAGTCCATCCTGCAGTTGACCAATGGTCCCGGAAAGCTCACTCAAGCTATGGGAATAGATTTTTCCTTTTATGGAGCTGATCTAATCGAGGGAGATCTCGCCATAATGTATCCAGGGGATGAAGGCATAACCGCCCAAGATTTTACCATAGTTGCGGCTCCTCGCATTGGAATATCCGTAGCCCAAAATGAACTTTTGCGCTATTATATCAAGGATAACCCCTTTGTATCGTCGAAGGGACGAGGTACGAGCGACGCCCAGGCGGGCACGAGCGCCCCACGGGTGGACCGTATGGGCGAGCGACGAAGGTTTAGGGCGAGTAAAAGATAAAAGGGGAAGGGAGAAAATGACCATGAAACTCAAGGAAGTATACAAGTTAGCCGTAAAGATGGGCATGTCCAAGGATCCTCGGGGTGTAAAGGGAGTTAAACGGGTTTTGGACAGAATCAAGGATAACTATGGGCAACTAAGGGAAGAGGAAAAGGAGTTCTTCGACATCGAGAAGCTGACCAATCCCTATTCTGACACCCGCATCCTGTGCGGCGATCCGGAGATGGAGATAACCGGGATTCTGACCGGAATTGATCTGGAGGTCCCCGAGGTCCTATTGGCCGATAGATTGAATGAAAAGGGAGAAAGGATAAACCTCCTCCTCGCGCATCATCCCGAGGGAAGCGCGTTGGCAGCTCTTCCCGAAGTCATGGCGATGCAGGCGGATATATGGGGGAAGCTCGGTGTGCCCATAAATATCGGTGACGTCCTCATCGATAAGCGCATGAAGGAGGTACACAGAGCCTTGCTTCCCTTAAATCATAATAGAGCGGTTGATGCAGCACGTCTTTTGGGATTTGCTTTCATGACCATCCACACCCCCGCGGATAATCTTGTGACCTCCTTTTTGCAGAAGATCTTCGATGAGGAAAAGCCCTATGCCGTCAAGGATATCGTGGATAGGTTGAAGAAGATACCCGAGTACAACTATGCCGCGAAGGATGGCGCCGGTCCCACCATTTTAGTTGGCGAACTGGATAGACGAGCGGGTAAGGTTGTCGTGGACATGACGGGTGGAACTGAGGGTCCCGAGGAGGCTATCGAGAGGCTGGCGGATGCCGGTGTGGGAACCCTAGTTGGAATGCACATGGGGGATAAGCTTCGAAAGAGGGCGGAGAAACATCACATAAATGTGGTCATTGCGGGGCACATAGCCAGCGATGCCCTGGGAATCAATCTCTTCCTCGATGAGCTGGAGAAAAAAGGGGTAAAGGTCATCGTCTGCTCAGGTTTAAGACGTGTTAGAAGGACTTAGCTACCCTCATGCCTCGCCACTCTAATGGAAACGTTACTTCCCCTGTCGACTGTAGTTCCACCGAGAGGGTTTTGTTTTATCACTCGCCCATTCTCACTAGAAATCGAGGTTTTTTCGTAACTCACGATAGCCAACAGCCCAGCTCGATCGATGGATCGAATGGCTTCATGCTCTTCGATTCCTAAAACGTTGGGAACGGTGGTTTTTTGCGAAACTGGCTCGCCTGCGCTCACGGAGATGGTGACCGTGGATCCCGGTTCAGCTTTGGTTCGTTCCTTTGGCTTTTGATTGAAAACTTCACCTTTGGGGACACCGGGATATACCTCGTCTACCTGATTAACTTTAAATCCAACTTCAGTAAGGATGGTCTTTGCTTCCTCAGCGGTCAACCCAACGACATTGGGGACGATCACTCTTTGGGGAGCGGTGTGGATATTGCAAAGTTTGGTGGGCTCGGTGCCCCTAACAAAAGTACGTGTGACCAAATTGGGACAATAGATGCTGGCCAAAAGTCCAGAATCTTTGCATACTTTGACCCTCACCACTTCTGATTCAGGAACGGGGAATCTCGAAGGGGGAGTGTCCTCAAGGGCTTTGTACATGAATTTTGCCCAGATCTGGGCGGGAAAGCTACCACCCACAACTCGAATGCCATGTACGTTTTTCATCTCGATTTGTCCCTGTGGATAACCTACCCAGACACTAGCCGCCAAATCTGGGGTATAGCCGATGAACCAAGCATCTCGATAATTTTGTGTCGTACCCGTTTTTCCTGCGGCGGGACGTTGGATATTCGCTCTTCGCCCCGTTCCATATTTGATCACATCCTGGAGGATATCGGTGACCACATAAGCAGTCATGGGATTTATGGCCATTTTTTCATCCACCTTATTTTCCTCCAATACTTTCCCCTTTGAATCGGTGATTTTTAAGATACCTGAGGGCTTGCAGTGTACTCCATGATTAGCGAGGGTGCCATAGGCTGAAGCCATTTCCAAAGGGGAGACTCCGATCTTTAAACCACCAAGAGCTATTGCAGGATTTGGGTCAAGAGGGGAAGTTATGCCCATCTTTTTGGCGATACTGACCACATTTTTGGCACCTACTTCCATTATTAGCCTGGCGAAAACGGCATTAACCGATTTTATCGTTCCTTCTCTAAGAGTCATGGGAGGACCGCCGCTTCCCTCCGTTGCATTTCTGACGCGCCAGTCTTTACCCGGGAGTCTAATTGTAAGGGGGGTCGATTGATAAACTTTATTTGGCGAGATGCCATCCTCAATGGCAGTGGCCAGGACGAAGGTCTTAAAGGAGGACCCAGCTTGCCGTCTTCCCTGAACGGCCAGATTAAATTTTTGGGTATTGAAATCTCTCCCTCCGACGATAACCTTTATATAACCAGTTTTTGGATCTATAGCCACGATGGCGGCACTGGGATCCTCTGGTCGATTGAGGGTAGACCACGCTGCCTCTTCGGCATAAGCTTGCATCTTTAGATCCAAAGTAGTAAAAACGCGCATGCCCCCTTTGAAAACTGCGTTGGCTCCATATTTATCGATGAGGATTTGCTTGACGTATTCCACAAAGTAAGGAGCTCGAATTGGTTTTTCCTTAATTTCCTGAACTTGAATGGGGGCGGCTTGGGCGGCTGCAGCTTCCTCCGCGGTTATGAATCCAAGTTCCGCCATCTTTTTTAGGACCAGGTCGCGACGGGCCTTTGCCTTATCGGGGTTAGTGTGGGGGGAATAATAGCTGGGGGATTTAATGAGTCCAGCCAATAAAGCACATTCCGGGAGATTCAAATCCCTGGCTTTCTTTCCGAAAAATGTTTCGGCGGCGGTCTCTATTCCATAACAACCGTGTCCGAAGTAGATGGTATTCAGATACTTTTCCAAGATGGTTTTCTTTGAATACTTTTTCTCCACTTGATAGGCCAAAACCGCCTCTTTTATCTTCCTTCTCAATGTTTTTTCGGGTGTGATGAAGGTATTTTTGACGTATTGTTGAGTTATTGTGCTTGCTCCTTCCACTATTTTTCCTCTTTTAAGATTTATGATCGCGGCTCGAGCTATTGCTTCAAAGTCCACCCCCTTATGCTTGTAAAATCTCTGATCTTCTATGGTTATTACGGCATCTTGAAGGCTCTTGGGGATTTCGCTTAAGGAGACGATGACCCTATTTTGTTCGGCGTAAAGGTTTGCTATCAGGGAACCGTCGGCAGCATAGATTTTGGTGGTTTGGGCGGCTTCAGGGGCTGTTTGACTTTCCAGTCTGGGGAGATCCTTGGCGCAGCTCGCTAAAATCCCTGCTGCAGCTAGGAAGAGGGTGAGAAAGGTGAAAAAGACTCCTAGGCTTATAATCCTTAAGAATCGACCCCTCCTTTTTCTGACTATTCTCCGTCTCCTTGCTCTCGACACTGGAATCTCCGCCTAATTTGAATCTTTAAATTTTCTGAAAGAATTATATCATAATGAGTTCCAGTATAATTCCCACTGGCATTTTCCATATTCATTTACCTCTTACCACCGCAGCTACCTCAATGCAAAAATCAAAAATCAAAATTACAGGTCAAAATCCAAGAATCATTTTGTCTCAGGTCCGACGCCCAACGTTCTATAATCTCGGAGCCCGTCCATGTTTTGACTTAGACTTGGGGCAGGAGATTTTGTATTTTAAATTTTAAATTTTGAATTAAATTTGGTTCGTAGACAGATTTGGAAAAAGCATGGTAGACTTATGCAAGGTGAAGAGAGATGGAGCAAGTTGATGAGCAAATCAGGATAATTACCCGGGGCACCGAGGAAATCTTTCCTCTGAAGGATCTGAGGGTGAAATTGACCCGCTCTTTGAAGGAGAAAACTCTCCTCACCGTCAAATTTGGAGTAGATCCAACTTCACCCGATCTTCATTTGGGTCACGCCGTCATCCTTCGAAAACTTAAGACTTTTCAAGAGCTGGGTCACAAGGTGGTATTGTTGATCGGGGACTTCACAGCTCGGATTGGAGATCCCTCAGGGAGGTCCGTGACAAGACCACAACTCGGTGCCGAGCAGGTGAGAAAAAATGCGAAGACCTACACGGATCAAGCCTTTAAGATATTGGATAGGGTACGAACGGTGATAGATTACAATAGTCGTTGGTTTGGCAAGATGACTTTTGAAGAGATATTAAAACTCTCTGCAAAGTTTACTGTGGCTCAAATGCTCGCGAGAGATGATTTTGAAAAGCGGTATTCTGAGGGTCTTCCCATTGGTCTTCATGAGTTTCTTTACCCGGTGATGCAAGCCTA from Actinomycetota bacterium includes:
- a CDS encoding DNA-3-methyladenine glycosylase; the encoded protein is MLRRKFYEQNTKVVAQELLGKILLRRTPEGEMAGRIVETEAYFGPDDPASHAAKRKTPRNFIMFGKPGVAYIYLNYGIHFLLNVVTEREGVPGAVLIRAVEPILGEELMLKNRPVKSILQLTNGPGKLTQAMGIDFSFYGADLIEGDLAIMYPGDEGITAQDFTIVAAPRIGISVAQNELLRYYIKDNPFVSSKGRGTSDAQAGTSAPRVDRMGERRRFRASKR
- a CDS encoding NGG1p interacting factor NIF3 — its product is MKLKEVYKLAVKMGMSKDPRGVKGVKRVLDRIKDNYGQLREEEKEFFDIEKLTNPYSDTRILCGDPEMEITGILTGIDLEVPEVLLADRLNEKGERINLLLAHHPEGSALAALPEVMAMQADIWGKLGVPINIGDVLIDKRMKEVHRALLPLNHNRAVDAARLLGFAFMTIHTPADNLVTSFLQKIFDEEKPYAVKDIVDRLKKIPEYNYAAKDGAGPTILVGELDRRAGKVVVDMTGGTEGPEEAIERLADAGVGTLVGMHMGDKLRKRAEKHHINVVIAGHIASDALGINLFLDELEKKGVKVIVCSGLRRVRRT
- a CDS encoding PBP1A family penicillin-binding protein, which encodes MSRARRRRIVRKRRGRFLRIISLGVFFTFLTLFLAAAGILASCAKDLPRLESQTAPEAAQTTKIYAADGSLIANLYAEQNRVIVSLSEIPKSLQDAVITIEDQRFYKHKGVDFEAIARAAIINLKRGKIVEGASTITQQYVKNTFITPEKTLRRKIKEAVLAYQVEKKYSKKTILEKYLNTIYFGHGCYGIETAAETFFGKKARDLNLPECALLAGLIKSPSYYSPHTNPDKAKARRDLVLKKMAELGFITAEEAAAAQAAPIQVQEIKEKPIRAPYFVEYVKQILIDKYGANAVFKGGMRVFTTLDLKMQAYAEEAAWSTLNRPEDPSAAIVAIDPKTGYIKVIVGGRDFNTQKFNLAVQGRRQAGSSFKTFVLATAIEDGISPNKVYQSTPLTIRLPGKDWRVRNATEGSGGPPMTLREGTIKSVNAVFARLIMEVGAKNVVSIAKKMGITSPLDPNPAIALGGLKIGVSPLEMASAYGTLANHGVHCKPSGILKITDSKGKVLEENKVDEKMAINPMTAYVVTDILQDVIKYGTGRRANIQRPAAGKTGTTQNYRDAWFIGYTPDLAASVWVGYPQGQIEMKNVHGIRVVGGSFPAQIWAKFMYKALEDTPPSRFPVPESEVVRVKVCKDSGLLASIYCPNLVTRTFVRGTEPTKLCNIHTAPQRVIVPNVVGLTAEEAKTILTEVGFKVNQVDEVYPGVPKGEVFNQKPKERTKAEPGSTVTISVSAGEPVSQKTTVPNVLGIEEHEAIRSIDRAGLLAIVSYEKTSISSENGRVIKQNPLGGTTVDRGSNVSIRVARHEGS